The Streptomyces sp. NBC_00224 genome contains the following window.
CGGTGGGCCTCGGGCGTCTCCTTCGGACCGGGCGAGCTGTACGCGATGATCAGCTCGCGCAGCAGCGGCCCCACCGCCAGGACCGCGGGCCGGGCCAGAGCCAGCGGATCGCGGTCCACCGGAACGCCGACGGTGTGCAGGGCGGTCTCGCCGTACGCCCGGTGCTCGTGCGGCGTCCCGGCCGGCACCCAGATCGCCCGGGTGGCCGGGGCGACCCAACTGCCCGCGTCCGTCGTCACCGACAGGACGCCCCGGCCCGCGTAGACGACCTGGTGCACGTCGTGGTGGTGCGCCCGCACCCCCGTACCCGGCGCGAGGTATCTGGTCGTGGTGGGGATGTGCGGCGGACCGTGGCGGAATATCGGCACAGCCCGGCACTTTATCGGAAGCCCGCCGACGGGCCGGGCTCGCAGGATCGAGGGGTGACGACGACAGCGCAGCCACCGGGCTCCACCGAACGACCGTCCGCGATATCCGTGATGGCCCTCGGCCACGCCACGGTCGACTTCTACCAGGGGGCGGTGCCCGCGCTCGTCCCCTTCCTGGTCGCCGAGCGCGGCTACGGCTACCCGGCCGCCTCCGGCATCGTTCTCGCCGCGACCCTGCTCTCCTCGGTGGTCCAGCCCCTGTTCGGGGCGCTCACCGACCGCTGGACGATGCCGTGGCTGATCCCGGTGAGCAGCCTCTGCGCGGGCGTGGGCATCGCACTGTCCGGGATCGGTGACTCGTACGTCCTCACCTGGCTCGCGGTCGCGCTCGCCGGGATCGGCGTCGCGGCCTACCACCCCGAGTCCGCGCGGCTCGCCCGCGCCGCCGGCCGGGGCGGCCACGTCGCCATGGGGTGGTACTCGCTGGGCGGCACCCTCGGCTTCGCGCTCGCGCCGGTCGTCGTCGGGCCGGTGCTCACGGCCGGGGGGCTCGGTGCGACGCCGTGGCTGGTGGTGCCCGCGGTGGCCGGGGTGCTGGGGACGGCGTCCGCGGTCCGGGTCCTCGCCCGCCGGGCGGCGGTCGGGCAGGCCGCCGCCGCCCGGTCCGCCGCGCCGGACAACTGGCCGGTGTTCCTGCGGCTTTCGGCGATCGTGGTCTGCCGCTCGGTGGTCTTCGTCGGCCTGAGCGCCTTCATCGGGCTGTACGCCCAGGAGCGCGTCGGCGGCGGTCCCGCGACCGGGTCGGCCGCGCTGTTCACCCTCTTCGCGGGCGGGGCCATGGGCACGGTCGCCGGGGGACGGCTCGCGGTGCGCTGGGGCCGGGTCCGTACCGTACGGCTCGCGTACGCCGCCTCGGTCCCGGTCGTGGCGGGCGTGGTGCTGGTGCCGGGGCCCGCGCTCTTCGTCTTCGCGGCGCTGGCGGCCGCCGTGCTGTACGTGCCGTTCTCCCTCCACGTGACCCTCGGGCAGGACTTCCTGCCGAGCCGGGTCGGCACGGCCAGTGGGGTCACGCTCGGGCTCGCGGTGAGCGTCGGGGGAGTGGTCTCGCCGGGGATCGGCGCGCTGGGGGAGGAGGCAGGGCTCGGGGTGGCGCTCGCCCCGCTGATCGGTCTGTGCGCCCTCGCCTGGTGGCTGGCGCGCGGGCTGCCCGAGCCGGATGATCCGGACGATCCGGACGCGGGAGCCTATGGGGCGAGCACCGGCAGCGCGCTCGGGACCACGTCCAGCGTGTAGCGGGCCGAGCCGGTGTACAGCAGGTCCCCGTCGTGCTCGAAGAAGAGCGGCTCGCCGTCCGTGCGCTCCACCACCACCCGGCGGCCCCGCGCGTACACCACCCCGTCCCGGCCCACATGGCTGCCGTCCCGGGCCAGGCGCACCATGTCCCGCAGCGGCAGTTCGGCGCCCGCCACACAGATGTCGAGCAGCCCGTCGTCCAGCACCGAGCGCGGCAGCGGCATGAACTGCCCGCCCCGCCGCCGCCCGCCGCCCACCAGGACCGAGACGGTCGCCCCCGACTGCACGACGACCCCGTCCACGCTCACCCTGCCCCGGTACGGCCGAAAGGCGATCATCGTCCGTGCCACCGCCGTCTGATAGCGCCGCCGGCCCGGCCCCAGCGCGTCCCGCACACTGGTGAGCGCCTGCGCGGCGAGCCCCGACGAGGCGCCGAGCAGGGCCAGTTCACCGGTCTCGGCGATCCGCGCCAGATCGACTCGGCGCACGTGCGGCGCCGACAGGGCGGCCTCCAGGGCGGCGGGCCACGGGCGGTCGGACCAGAGCTCCCGGTAGAAGGAGTTGCCGCGGCCGCCGGGCAGGACGAGCAGGGCGGCGCGCCGCTCCTCCCGCCCGGCGAGCAGACCCGTCATGATCTCGTGGGCGGTGCCGTCGCCGCCGACGCAGACCAGTACGGCCGGGCCGCCCGGCCCGCCCGCGGTGCGGGCGAGCTGCTGGGCATGGCCCGGCCGCTCTGTCACAGCCAGCTCGACGGGCGTACCGGCCCCCGCGATCCGTCGCGCGACCTCGTGAGCCATCTCCCGCGAGTACGTTCCCGCGGCTGGATTGGCCACCACCAGAACGGACTTGGGGGACGGACTCATCGACGGACACCTCGGCGCGCTCGGCGAAGCAGTGCTGTGGCGGAGAGGACAGGATTCGAACCTGCGCGGGCTGTTCGCGCCCGGCCCCGGAACACGCCCGGAACCCCCGTTCGACCTCTTCGGGTACCTCTCCCATCGTCGTACGGATGGATCCTCGCGGGGGTCGCTGAGACCCCACTGAGACGACACTGAGACGCGTGTCCTACCCGGCTCGCCACACCGTCACGCCGTCTGTCCGGCGCATGGCCCGATCCGCCCGCAGAACAACTGTCCTTGTGCCACCGGCAGTTGACTACCGGTGCGCCGGTCATTACGACGGCAGCGCGGGGGCGAGCGAAAGGCTGGGCTGTGCGATGGAGGACGACGATCCACGCTGTCTGCGCCCGGGCGAGGCCCGGACCCTGCTGGCCGGCCTCGACTGGCGGCGGGCCGTGGTGCTCAGTGGGCAGGAGGGGCGACTCGCCCGGGGCGCCGTCGTCCCCGGCTACCGGCCCCGGGTCTGGCCCGACCGGGTGGCCCGGGCGCTGCGCGAGGCCCGCCCCGGCCTCGCCTGCCTCCTGGTGCAGGCCCGGCGCGAACTCGTACTCGCCGAGGTGCGCTCCCGCCAGCTGGCCCAGGCGCTCGCCTTCCGGGCCGACCTCGCGCTGATCGCGTGCGGCGGGCCCGATGTGCGGGCGCGCCGGTTCGACGCGGATGTGGTGGAGACCGAACTCAGCCGAATTCTGGCCTCGTTGAAGGAGACGGCCTGCCGCCACACCGTGGTGGTCAGTCCCTTCGACTGGTCCGCCTCCGGCCAGGTGACCCCTGCCCAGCGCGACCGGGTGCGGTCCCGCCAGCGCCTCCTCGTGGAGCGGCTGACGATAGTGACGCTTCGTCATGGGGCGCTGCACATCGATCTGATGACGCAGCCGGACACCGACCCCGGGACGCTGTGGAGCCCGCAGCCGGGCCGCCTGAACAGCCGGGGCCACGCGCTCGCCGCAGCGGTGGTGGTACGGGCGCTGGCGGCCCGCCTCGCGCCGTAGCCCCCTCAGTCTGTCGAGCGGCGGCCCGTCTCGGCGCGGCAGGACCGGTCCAGCGCCTCGTACAGATGGTCCAGATCGGCCCGGGTGAGCACGGCGGGCGGGGCGAGACGCAGGACGTGCGGGGCCCTCGGCGCCCGGCCGGTGATCACGCCGTGCCGGACCAGCTCGATCAGCAGCCCGGCCGCCGCGTCCGGGCCGGTGAACTCGATGCCGAGGAGCAGCCCCCGCCCGCGCACCTCGCGCACCGCCCCTGCGTAGTGCCCGCGCACGATCCGGCCGGTCACCCGCAGGATCTCCTCGCCGAGCACCCGGGCCCGCCCGACCAGGTTGTCCTCGCGGAGCGCCGCGACCGCCCCGCGCGCGGCCGCCATCGCCAGCGGCGCCCCGGAGCAGGGGTACGGGTCGGCGTACGGGGCGTGGTCGAACGCGGCGGAGACCCCGGCCGTCGCCACCACCGCCGCCAGCGGGACCACCCCGCCGCCCAGCGCCCCGCCGACGAGGAGCAGATCCGGCGCGACCTCCTCGATGCCCGCGCCCCACCAGGCCCCGAGCCGCCCGAGCCCCGTGGTGGTCTCGTCGAGGGCGAGGAGCGCCCCGTACTCCCGGCACAGCGCGGCGACGCCCCGCAGAAAGCCGGGCGGCGGCAGCACCACCCCCGCACCGCCCTGGACGGGCTCGACGAAGACACACGCCCGCCCGGGCAGACCCGCGAGCATCCGCCGCAGCGCGGCCGCGTCGCCGTACGGGACCCCAGAGCCGCCCGTGGGCATCAAATCGTCGAGACACGCCTCATGTTGACTGCCCGTCATGAAAATGGCCCGGGTCCGTCCACGGGCTCGGGCCATGCGGGCTGCCAGCGTCAGGGCCTGGACGGCCGAGCCCGTGAAGTGGACCCGCTCCAGGCCCGGCGGGGCGACCGAGAGGAGCGCGTCGGCGGCGAGCGCGGACTGCGGCTCGGGGAAGAGGCCGCTCGCCACCGGGCGGTGCTCCAACTGCTCGCGGACGTGGCGCAGTACGGTCGGATGGCGCGCGCCGGTCAGGGAGATGCCGAGGCCGCCGCAGTCCAGGAACCGGCCGCCCGCGTCGGTGGTGATCCAGGCGCCCTGGGACGCCACTTCCACCTGGCCGCCGAGGAGTTCGCCGAGGGCGTGCCCCTCGCCCGTCCGGGAGCGGTACAGCCTGCGCAGTGCCTCGCGGCCGGTCCGCTGCCGGACGACCGCCGCCACCGTCATCTCCCGGTTCGCCCCCTCTCCCGAAGAACACGGGAAAGCTGCCACCGCTCGCTGAGAGGACTCTGAGACGGGACTGAGACGCGCGTGTCAGGGAATTGGGGCCCACGGCTGCCAAGATGCTCATGGCAGGGGGGAATGTCATGAGTATCGGTACGTTCGACGTTGACGGCGGCGACACGGTTTTCGGGGAATTACGCGCCTACGGCGAGAATCCCAGCGCGTTTCTCGCGATGAGCGAGGGAAAAGAGTACTTCACCGTGGCGGGCAGGCACGGAGTGATCCCTTATCGGGACACCGGCGGCCATCTGCACCAGTCCGCCGGAGTGATCGCTTCCCACGACGGCCAGGAGCCGTTGCTGCGCGCCTTCACGGAATTCGCCGCGGAACGCCGCCGTAAAATAGTGGCCACCCGGCTGCGGCGCCCGGAAGCCGAACTCTTCTCGCGCTGCGGCTTCACCGTGAACCAGGCGGGCTCGTCCTATTCGGTCTACCTTCCCGAATTCCGCCTCGGCGGCCCGCGCCTGGCCGAGCTGCGCCTCGCGGTGTCCCGGGCGTGGCTGGCGGGGGTCGAAGCGGCCGAAGTCGCTGAAGTGGCGTACGAGGACATCGCGGCCGGGACGGCCGAAGCAGCCGACGGGCGGCGGGTGTTCGCCGGCCGGATCGGGGACGAGGTCGTCGCGTCCCTCACGTATCTGCCGGTCTTCGGTACCCGCCCCGGCTGGCTGCACCACACCGCGCACCGGGTGCCGGGCGCGCCCGAGGGCGCCCTGGAAGCGGTCAACCTGGAGGCGATACGGGTCTTCGGGGCCGAGGAGGCGCAGTGGCTGCACCTCGGCTTCACCCCGTTCGCCGGACTCTGCGCGCAGTACGAGCTGGGGTCCGCCGGCGTGCTCGCGGCGCGGCTGCTGCGGCTGGCCGCCGAGCGCGGCGAGTGGCGGCACGCGGCGGCCGGGCGGCTGGCCTATCAGCGGATCTGGGATCCGCATCTGGTGCAGCCCGGCTATCTGGCGTGGCAGGGCCGGGCGGCCGCCGGGGCGCTGGCCGAGCTGCTGCGGCTGGCCAAGTCGCCCTGACGGACGCCCTGATGGGGCCCTGGCGGTCAGAGGGCTACCGGCTCCCTTCGCAGGATGTCCTGGAAGCGGGCGCGCAGCGCGTCCCCGGGCTCCAGACCGAGGTTGTGCGAGAGCCGCTGCCGGGTGCGGTGGTACGCGTCGAGTGCCTCGGCCTGCCGCCCCGACCGGTACAGCGCGGTGATGAACTGCTCGCAGAACCGTTCGCGCAGTGGGTACTGGGCGTGCAGCTGCTGGAGTTCGGTGATCACCTCGCGGTGCCTGCCGAGGTCGAGCTCGGCGTCGAAGAGGTGCTCGTACGCCATGAGGCGCACCTCGGTGAGCCGGGTGTAGGCGAGCCGGCTGATCATGCCCTGGCCGGTGTCGAGGAGCGCGGGCCCGCGCCACAGCGCCAGGGCCTCGGTGAGCAGTCGGACCACGCGCTCCGGCGACGCCCGGCGCGCGGCCGTGGCCTGTCGCACCAGGGCGGTGAACAGCGAGGCGTCGACGTCCCGTTCGGGCAGCGACAGCGCATAGCCGAAGCTGGACGTCTGGATGAGGCCGCGCAGCCCGTCGCGCCCCGTACGGGACTCGATGATGCGGCGCAGCCGGGCGACATGGCCCTGGAGCGAGTTCTCCGCGTTGCGCGGGAGTTCCTCTCCCCACAGCTCGTCGATGAGATCGTGACGTGAGACGGGCCGGTTGGGCGACAGGGCCAGTGCGGCCACGATCGCCCTGAGCTTCTCGCCGGGAATCCGGAAGGTGAGATGGCCGTCGGTGATTTCCAAAGATCCGAGCAGGCGAACTTTCAACGTGCTTCCCCCGTGCTTCGTGCTGAATCCTATGACTCCGCCGACGCCAGATAGGGATCTTCCGGCAGCGCCGGTGGATTTGGATGATCTCCGCTCGAAGAGCGGCGATCTTACCCCGTAACGAACATGGATGAAGAGTATTTGTCGCTTCTGACACGGTCAACGCAATTGAAAGTCGAGTGACCCACTGTGAGGGGGCTCACGCGGGAGCGCGCCCACGGTCCGGCGCGATTCAGCCGACGAGCCGGAGCGCGGTGTCCGACCGCCCCACGCTCACCGTCTGACCCCACGTCAACTCCAGTGCGTCGGACTCGATTCCGTCGCCGAAGGCGACGAGGCGGTCCGACTCGACGGTGAGACGCAGCCGCTCGGCGCTCTCAAGTACCCCTTCCACCAGGCTCGTTCCGGTCGTGGGTGAGGGCCAGGCCTCCCGTACGAACCAGATGAGCCGGGGGTCGGCCGGGCCCGGCAGTGCGAGGTGGCTGCCGCGCTGCTGCCACAGCGAGCGCAGCCAGCCCGTGGACCCGGTGCCGGTGCCCACCAGGAGGCCGGACGACGCCTGGGGCTCCGGGGCGGCGGCCGGGTCGTCGGGGCCAAGCCGGTAGCGGGCGGTCTGGTGGCCCGGCGGGCCCAGATAGATCTCGTTCAGCGCGAGCAGCCGCTGGGTGTCGTCCGCGACCGCCTCCACCATGGTCAGCTCGTCGGCGCGGGTCGCGGCGGCGCTCGGCAGCAACTTGGCGGCGTCGGCCGGGCGGTGGCGCACCAGCACGCCCGGGTTGCGGCCCGGGTCGGTGTCGATGCCGACCACGGGCTGGCCCGACAGGTACTTGGCCGCGTTGGCGACCAGCCCGTCCTGCCCGACCACCACGACCACGTCCTCCGGGGCGAACAGGAACCGGTCCAGATCGGCGCGCTCCACCCGCGACTGCCGCCACTGGAGCGGCACGGCCGCCGCCACCTCGGCGAGCGCCCGCCGGGTGCGGTGGTGGCGCTCGGCCACCTCGTCCAGGGAGCGCCCGCGCGAGGCGAGGAAGAACGCGGCCTGGCCGTGGGTGCCGTGCCGGGCCAGCAACTCCTCGTACTCCGTGGTGCGGTGGACGAGCACCGCGCGCGGCGCGAGGCTCACCGCTCCTCCCCGGCCGGGCGGGCCAGCTTGGCGAGCAGTCCGGTGAGCACGTCGGGGGAGAGGGTGAGGCTGTCGATCCGGGGCAGGTTCTCGGCCAGCCGGGTCGCGGTGAGCGCGTGGAGCGTCGCCGTGTCGGCGTCGGCGTGCACACGCAGCCAGGCGGCCTGCGCCTGGGCGCGGGCCTCGCCGGTCGTGCGGGCCGCCTCGGCCTCGGCCCGGGCGAGCCGGACCGTACGGGCGGCCTCGGCCTCGGCGCGCACACCGTCGGCGGCCGCGTTCTCCTCGGCCTCGCGGCGGGCGTTGGTGCCGCGCTGCTCGACCAACTGCTCTTCCCTGCGGGCGAGTTCGATCCTGCTGGCGAGCTCGTTCTCGGCGATGGTGCGCTCGCGCTCGACGGCCACGGCCCGGCGCTCGTACGTCGCCCGGTCGGCCTCCTGCTGGATCTGCTCCCGGGCCGGGGTGCGCAGCGCCCGCTCCACCTCCGGCTCGGGCCGGATGGCGACCACCCGAACCGCCACCACCTCGATGCCGGTGGCGGGCAGCCGGGGCTCGGCCGCGAGCCCGTCCGAGATCCGCTCGCGCACCGAGGCCACCCCGTCGACGAGGGCCGCCGCGAGCGGGGTGCGGGCGAGCACGTCGAGCGCGTGCTGCTGGGCGGTCTCGGTGAGCAGGGTGGACAGCTGCTCCAGCGGGGCGCCGCGCCAGACGCCGCTGTCCGGGTCGATCGAGAAGTCGAGCCGGGCGGCGGCGACCGCCGGGTCACTGATCCGGTACGTGACGGTGGACTGCACCGTGACGTCCTGGAAGTCGGAGGTCCGGGCGTGGAAGGCCATCGCCAACTCCCGGTCGTCGACCGGTACTTCGGAGAGCGCCGCGGTCAGTGGCCGGAACCAGAAGCTGAGCCCGGGCCCGTCGTGGACGAGCCGGCCGCGCTTGTGGTGGCGGATGTGGGCGGTGGGCGCGGAGCGTGCGTGCCGCCAGCCGAAACGGCGGTTGATGTCGGCCATGGTGGGGACCCCCTTGTTTTCGTCACAGCGACGATATTGGGTATCGCCGATATCGTCAAGGCGACGAAATGGGCGCCCCGCGGCCACGGTTTTACCCGTCCGGTATCCGCGAAGCCGTTGACATGTACCGGCCGCGTCATGAATCTTAATGCTCGAAACTCCACGGTTCCAAGCATGAATGCGCATGCACTGCACCCTCGTTGTTCGGAAGTAGCTTCGGAATCAGCTCGGTACGAACGGAGAACACTCCTTGCGGAATCTTCGACACCGCCGGGGGAGAGTGGCCGCCGCCGTGCTCGCGGCGGCCGCGCTCACCCTCACCGCGCTCACGGTCCCGGCCGCCACGGCGGCCGACGCCACCCCACCCGCAGGCACCCTCGACGGCGCCTCCAAGAGCCTCACCTGGCAGAGCCCCGTCTACCCCAAGGGCACGGTCGGCTCGCCCGACAAGTGCGGAACCCCCGCCGAGGACCCGGGCAACGCCGTCTGCGCCCGCTTCGACCTGACGGTGAACCCGCCGGCCGGCGAGTGGGACGACAACCCCGAGGGCGGCGTCCCCGTCTCCATCCAGTGGGAGAAGCCCACCGACGACTTCGACCTCTACATCTACGACTCGGCGGGCAAGAAGGTCGCCGAGAGCGCCGGGACCGCCGACCCCGAGGCCACCGTCATCCCCAAGGCGTCGGGCACGTACCACGTGGTCGTCGTCCCGTACGACGTGCACGACAACTCCTTCACGGGCAAGGCCTATCTGCCCGAGGCGAGCGACGCCGGGAACCTCACCGGCTTCAGCGGCGGGCACGGTACGTACGAGATCGCGGCGGGCGCGCTCAAGGCCCGCGCCGAGTTCTTCGAGGACGACACCCTGCGGCTGCAGGCGTCCCCCGACGGCGTCCTCGCGGACCCGCCGGGCAGCCGCATGATCCAGCACCAGCCGAAGCCGCGGCGGGCGACCAGCTCCTTCGACGCGGGCGCCTATTACGGCATCCGCGCCCAGGACACCGTCCTGCGCGTCTACAAGAAGCCCCTGCGGTTCGGGCTCTACAAGGCCGACAACCGCACCGCGATCTGGCAGGAGGCCGACCCGCTGCGCTGGACCAGCGGCGGTCTGCGCCAGAGCCTGACGCGCGGCGCCACGGAGCAGTTCTTCGGCGGTGGCGAGCAGAACGGCAGCTTCTCGCACCGCGACCAGGTGATGAACGTGGGCAACAACACCAACTGGAACGAGGGTGGCTACAACAACTCCCAGCCGTTCTACGTCTCCTCGTCGGGCTACGGCGTCTTCCGCAACACCTTCGCGCCGGGCGTCTACGACTTCGGCCCCCACGTCCGCACCGGCCAGCAGGAACGCCGCCTGGACGCCTACTACTTCACGGGTGACGTGAAGTCCGTGATCGGCAAGTACACCTCGCTGGTGGGCAAGCCGTTCATGCCGCCGGTGTACGGGCTCGAACCCGGCGACTCCGACTGCTATCTGCACAACGCCAACCGGGGCGAGCGGCACACCCTGGACGCGCTCAAGGTCGCCGACGGCTATGTGCAGAACCAGATGCCGCTCGGCTGGATGCTCGTCAACGACGGCTACGGCTGCGGCTACGAGAACCTCGCCGAGACCGGCCAGGGCCTCAACGCCCGGGGCGCCCAGCTGGGCCTGTGGACCCAGGACGGCCTCGACAAGCTCGCCGAGCAGGTCAAGGCGGGCCAGCGGGTCGCCAAGCTCGACGTCGCCTGGGTCGGCAACGGCTACGGCTTCGCCCTCAACGCCTGCGACCAGGCGAAGGCCGGCATCGAGGACAACAGCGACGCCCGCGGCTTCGTCTGGCTGCCGGTCTCCTGGGCGGGCGCCCAGCGCTGCGGCGTCCTGTGGAGCGGCGACCAGAAGCTGAGCTGGGACTACATCCGCTGGCAGATCCCCACCTACGCGGGCGCCACGCTCTCCGGCATCGCCTACAACACCGGTGACGTGGGCAGCATCTTCGCCCACGACCCGAAGATGTACGCCCGCGACCTCCAGTGGAAGGCGTTCCTGCCCGCGATCATGACCATGGACGGCTGGTCGAGCGACCTCACCACGCACAAGCCGCACGATCAGCAGCCGTGGCTGGACGGCGAGCCGTACACCTCCATCAACCGCAAGTACCTCCAGCTGAAGGAGCGGCTCATCCCGTACATGTACGGGCTCTCCAAGGAGGCGACGAAGACCGGCGTCGGCGCGGTCCGGCCGCTCTCCCTGGAATACCCGGACGACCCCAACACGCTCGGCCCGAACGCCAAGTACGAGTTCCTGGCGGGCCCGGACTTCCTGGTCGCCCCGGTCTACAGCGACACGGAGGTACGCGACGGCATCTATCTGCCCAAGGGCACCTGGACGGACTACTGGACCGGCCGGACCTACCAGGGCCCGACCACGATCAACGGCTACAAGGCGCCGCTCGACACGCTCCCGCTGTTCGTCAAGGGCGGCTCGATCGTCCCGATGTGGCCCAAGGGCACACTGTCCTGGCAGACCCGTGACAAGGGCGAGCTGGACTACGACGTCTACCCGCAGGCGGGGAAGTCCGCGTACACGCTGTACGAGGACGACGGCGTGACCCGGCAGTTCGCCCAGGGCTCCTCGGCCACGCAGAAGGTCGAGGTGCGCTCGACCGGCCGCGGTTCGGTCATCGAGGTCGGCCCCAGTGTGGGGAGTTACACGGGCAAGCCCGCCGCTCGCGCGTACCGCTTCACCGTGCACGCGAAGGCGGCGCCCGGCGCCGTCGCGGTCGGCGGTCAGCGACTGCACCGCTACGGCTCGGCGCAGGAGCTGGCGGCGGCGGGGCCCGGGTGGTTCTACGACGCCAGGACCGGTGTGACGGAGGTGAGGACCGCCTCGGTCCCGACCGCGCACGGCTTCACGGTCACGCTCGGCTGAGATCCGGCCGTACGCCAGGGGCCGCACCGGAGTCTTCGGTGCGGCCCTTCGCCGTCAGTGCGCCGCCGCCGGGTGGGTGCGCGCGTAGTGGCGGCGGGCGCGATCGCGGTTGCCGCAGTCGCCGGAGCTGCACCAGCGGCGGGTGCCCGCGCGCGTACGGTCCAGGAAGAACCAGCCGCAGCCGGGTCCCGCGCAGCGCCGCACCCGGGAGGCGCCGGGCCCGGAGAGCAGTTCCTCGGCGCGCAGGGCGAGGGCGTGGCGCAGATCCGTGAGGTCCCGGGCGCCGGGCTCCCACCGCAACGGCAGCCGGGGCGGCAGAGCGGCCGCCTCGCGGGCCCGCAGCAGCGCGAGGCGCAGTGCCTGCCAGGCGGGCGCGGGCGGCGCCTGCCCGTCCGTGACGGCGTCCAGGACCGCTTCGAGCGCGCCGCGAAGTTCGAGCAGCCCGGCCAACTCGCCGTCCCCTGTGGGGAGTTCATCGTCCGGGACGGCCGGAAAGACCTCCGCCGTCACCGCCCAGCGCAGCCAGCCCTCCGTACCGCTCACGCGATCGACCCGGCGGTCCGCGTCGGTGCGCCAGGCCACGGTGTTGACGAAGTCCAGGACCGGGTGGCCGCCGATGAAGGAGGGCTGTTTCTCACTCACCGGCCCATCGTATGCGGGGGGTCGGAAAACATAACGAGCTAAACAGCTTTTACTTGTTAGTGTGCCCGTATGGACACTCAACTGCCGGACCGGGGCGGGGCGATGCCGCGCGACCGCTTCCACGCGGGACTCAGAGCCGGAGCCGGGCTCGCCGCGGCCGCGTTCCTGCTGGCCATCAGCTTCGGCGCGATCAGCCAGGCGCAGGGCTGGGGCCCCGTCGCCCCGGTCGTCTGCTCGCTGGTCGTCTTCTCGGGCTCGGCGCAGTTCGCGCTGGCCGCAACCCTTGGCGCGGGCGGCGGGGTGGTCGCGGCCGTCGTCGCTGCGGCCCTGGTCAATGTGCGGTACGTGCCGATGGGCATAGCCGTGGCCCGGGATCTGCGCGGCGGCCCGCTGCGCCGCGCGGTGGAGGGGCAGGCGGTGGTCGACGGCTCCTGGGCCGCCGCGCACCTCGGCGGCGGACGGTTCGACCGGGCGTTCCTCTTCGGCGCGACCGCCGTCCAGTGGCCCGCCTGGGTGGCGGGCACCGCACTGGGCGTCGTGGTGGCCCCGGACCCCGCACTCGTGCACCGGCTCGGCCTCGATGTGCTCACGCCCGGCCTCTTCCTGATCCTGCTCTTCGACGAGGTGCGCCGCGACCGCGCGGGCCGGCTGCCCGCCGCCCTCGGCGGGGCCGTCGCCGCGGCGCTGCTCCTGGTCCTGCCGACCGGCCCGGCCCTGATCGGCGCGGCAGCCGCGGCGCTGCTCGCCCTGCGCACCACCCGGGAGGCCGTCCGATGATCGTCTGGACCGCGATCGGCACCGTCGCGGTGCTCGGCTTCGCGCTCAAGGGAGTCGGGCCCGCGCTGCTCGGCGGCCGTGAACTGCCCCCGCGCACCCGCTCGATGCTCGCCCAGCTGGCGCCCGCGCTGCTCGCCGGGTTCGTCGTGGTGGCGGTCGCGGGCCGGGACTGGGCGGCCGTCGACGGCACGGTCCTGGGCGGCCTCGCCGTCGCACTCGTCCTGCGGCTGGGCCGGGCCCCGCTGCCGGTGGCCATGCTGGGCGCGGTGGTGGCGACGGCCCTGCTCAGAGTGCTGACAGGGTAAGAAGCTGACGGTATGTCGGATCTTCTCAGACCGGCACGTGGGCCGGTTCCGGGGTGCGCGGGGCCGGGACCTGCACCGGCTCGGCGCCGGTCAGCATGAGCACACCGCGCGCGGCGACCACTGCCGCGGCTGCCGCCGTGAGCCAGCCGAGCGGCCCGCCGTGGAACCGCTCGCCGAGCAGTGCCACGCCGATCACGGAGGCCGCGGCCGGGTTGG
Protein-coding sequences here:
- a CDS encoding aminotransferase class III-fold pyridoxal phosphate-dependent enzyme, which translates into the protein MTVAAVVRQRTGREALRRLYRSRTGEGHALGELLGGQVEVASQGAWITTDAGGRFLDCGGLGISLTGARHPTVLRHVREQLEHRPVASGLFPEPQSALAADALLSVAPPGLERVHFTGSAVQALTLAARMARARGRTRAIFMTGSQHEACLDDLMPTGGSGVPYGDAAALRRMLAGLPGRACVFVEPVQGGAGVVLPPPGFLRGVAALCREYGALLALDETTTGLGRLGAWWGAGIEEVAPDLLLVGGALGGGVVPLAAVVATAGVSAAFDHAPYADPYPCSGAPLAMAAARGAVAALREDNLVGRARVLGEEILRVTGRIVRGHYAGAVREVRGRGLLLGIEFTGPDAAAGLLIELVRHGVITGRAPRAPHVLRLAPPAVLTRADLDHLYEALDRSCRAETGRRSTD
- a CDS encoding BTAD domain-containing putative transcriptional regulator, encoding MEITDGHLTFRIPGEKLRAIVAALALSPNRPVSRHDLIDELWGEELPRNAENSLQGHVARLRRIIESRTGRDGLRGLIQTSSFGYALSLPERDVDASLFTALVRQATAARRASPERVVRLLTEALALWRGPALLDTGQGMISRLAYTRLTEVRLMAYEHLFDAELDLGRHREVITELQQLHAQYPLRERFCEQFITALYRSGRQAEALDAYHRTRQRLSHNLGLEPGDALRARFQDILRREPVAL
- a CDS encoding DUF2156 domain-containing protein; the encoded protein is MSIGTFDVDGGDTVFGELRAYGENPSAFLAMSEGKEYFTVAGRHGVIPYRDTGGHLHQSAGVIASHDGQEPLLRAFTEFAAERRRKIVATRLRRPEAELFSRCGFTVNQAGSSYSVYLPEFRLGGPRLAELRLAVSRAWLAGVEAAEVAEVAYEDIAAGTAEAADGRRVFAGRIGDEVVASLTYLPVFGTRPGWLHHTAHRVPGAPEGALEAVNLEAIRVFGAEEAQWLHLGFTPFAGLCAQYELGSAGVLAARLLRLAAERGEWRHAAAGRLAYQRIWDPHLVQPGYLAWQGRAAAGALAELLRLAKSP
- a CDS encoding MFS transporter, translated to MALGHATVDFYQGAVPALVPFLVAERGYGYPAASGIVLAATLLSSVVQPLFGALTDRWTMPWLIPVSSLCAGVGIALSGIGDSYVLTWLAVALAGIGVAAYHPESARLARAAGRGGHVAMGWYSLGGTLGFALAPVVVGPVLTAGGLGATPWLVVPAVAGVLGTASAVRVLARRAAVGQAAAARSAAPDNWPVFLRLSAIVVCRSVVFVGLSAFIGLYAQERVGGGPATGSAALFTLFAGGAMGTVAGGRLAVRWGRVRTVRLAYAASVPVVAGVVLVPGPALFVFAALAAAVLYVPFSLHVTLGQDFLPSRVGTASGVTLGLAVSVGGVVSPGIGALGEEAGLGVALAPLIGLCALAWWLARGLPEPDDPDDPDAGAYGASTGSALGTTSSV
- a CDS encoding GDSL-type esterase/lipase family protein, encoding MEDDDPRCLRPGEARTLLAGLDWRRAVVLSGQEGRLARGAVVPGYRPRVWPDRVARALREARPGLACLLVQARRELVLAEVRSRQLAQALAFRADLALIACGGPDVRARRFDADVVETELSRILASLKETACRHTVVVSPFDWSASGQVTPAQRDRVRSRQRLLVERLTIVTLRHGALHIDLMTQPDTDPGTLWSPQPGRLNSRGHALAAAVVVRALAARLAP
- a CDS encoding diacylglycerol kinase family protein; protein product: MSPSPKSVLVVANPAAGTYSREMAHEVARRIAGAGTPVELAVTERPGHAQQLARTAGGPGGPAVLVCVGGDGTAHEIMTGLLAGREERRAALLVLPGGRGNSFYRELWSDRPWPAALEAALSAPHVRRVDLARIAETGELALLGASSGLAAQALTSVRDALGPGRRRYQTAVARTMIAFRPYRGRVSVDGVVVQSGATVSVLVGGGRRRGGQFMPLPRSVLDDGLLDICVAGAELPLRDMVRLARDGSHVGRDGVVYARGRRVVVERTDGEPLFFEHDGDLLYTGSARYTLDVVPSALPVLAP